From the genome of Hymenobacter sp. APR13, one region includes:
- a CDS encoding TolC family protein, translated as MPLLLAGCVSTKSAYTRDHVARRLQARGGYELGTARSASALAPALPTLQDGLSEDEAIRLALTRNPAFQADLSTLALAQADLQDAGLLPNPVLSLVTAHGTAPFSMALSLASDLLWQRPSRVGAAQLETQRVAESLVSRGLLVSRDAQVSYTDITLADERLRIAREAIVMRAEVARIVRARYRAGEASELETVAPSADSLRAVDDYYRARRDNRVARLRLLATLGLDSVNADSLRFTAAPVSATLVPPLPTLLDSAYAARPDLWAARVGIEGIGQRLRWERSRVFSFIVSLDARFNNPNPVHLGPGATIGLPLFNRNQGRISRVKAELEQASWQYLTLRQTVNLDVREAYAQYEQATQSVALWERSYLPSLQDALRRSTNAFINGDFPYVQVAETTRQLLDAQQRAADARADQRRALARLRYAVGGRF; from the coding sequence TTGCCGCTGCTGCTGGCCGGCTGCGTCAGCACCAAGTCAGCGTACACCCGCGACCATGTGGCCCGGCGCCTGCAAGCCCGCGGCGGCTACGAGCTGGGCACGGCCCGCAGCGCCAGCGCCCTGGCCCCGGCGCTGCCTACTCTGCAGGACGGCCTGAGCGAAGACGAGGCCATCCGCCTGGCCCTGACCCGCAACCCCGCTTTCCAGGCCGACCTGAGCACGCTGGCGCTGGCCCAGGCCGATTTACAAGACGCTGGTTTGCTTCCCAATCCCGTGCTGAGCCTGGTGACGGCCCACGGTACCGCCCCGTTCTCCATGGCGCTGAGCCTAGCCTCTGACCTGCTCTGGCAGCGGCCGTCGCGCGTGGGGGCCGCTCAGCTGGAAACCCAGCGCGTAGCCGAAAGCCTCGTCAGTCGCGGCCTGCTGGTTAGCCGCGACGCCCAGGTAAGCTACACGGATATCACGCTGGCCGATGAGCGGCTGCGCATCGCCCGTGAGGCCATTGTGATGCGGGCCGAAGTAGCGCGCATCGTGCGGGCCCGCTACCGCGCAGGCGAGGCCAGCGAGCTGGAAACCGTGGCGCCCAGCGCCGATTCCCTGCGCGCCGTCGACGACTACTACCGGGCCCGCCGCGACAACCGGGTGGCCCGCCTGCGCCTGCTGGCTACGCTGGGCCTGGACTCCGTGAATGCCGATTCCCTGCGGTTCACCGCCGCTCCCGTCTCGGCGACTCTGGTGCCGCCCTTGCCGACGCTGCTCGATTCGGCCTACGCTGCCCGGCCCGACTTGTGGGCAGCGCGGGTGGGCATCGAGGGCATTGGCCAGCGGCTGCGGTGGGAACGGAGTCGGGTGTTTTCGTTCATCGTTTCGCTGGACGCCCGCTTCAACAACCCCAACCCGGTGCACCTGGGGCCGGGCGCAACCATCGGCCTGCCCCTCTTCAACCGCAACCAGGGCCGCATTTCGCGGGTGAAAGCCGAGCTGGAACAAGCCTCCTGGCAGTACCTGACCCTGCGCCAGACCGTGAACCTGGACGTGCGCGAGGCCTACGCCCAGTACGAGCAGGCCACCCAGAGCGTCGCCCTGTGGGAGCGGAGCTACCTGCCCAGCCTCCAGGACGCGCTGCGCCGCTCCACCAATGCCTTTATCAACGGCGACTTCCCTTACGTGCAGGTGGCCGAAACCACCCGCCAGTTGCTCGATGCCCAGCAGCGTGCCGCCGACGCCCGCGCGGACCAGCGCCGCGCCCTGGCCCGGCTGCGCTACGCTGTGGGCGGCCGCTTCTAA